A single window of Eucalyptus grandis isolate ANBG69807.140 chromosome 1, ASM1654582v1, whole genome shotgun sequence DNA harbors:
- the LOC104435523 gene encoding LOW QUALITY PROTEIN: isocitrate dehydrogenase [NAD] catalytic subunit 5, mitochondrial (The sequence of the model RefSeq protein was modified relative to this genomic sequence to represent the inferred CDS: deleted 1 base in 1 codon) has protein sequence MAFQILRRAIGSRSSPILSPGHLNPSSGSGSGSLLSSVARAFCSQAPIRATLFPGDGIGPEIAESVKEVFREAEVPIEWEEHYVSKEIDPRTQSFLTWESLESVRQNGVGLKGPMATPIGKGHRSLNLTLRKELNLYANVRPCYSLPGYKTRYDNVDLITIRENTEGEYSGLEHQVVRGVVESLKIITRQASLRVAEYAFHYAKTHGRERVSAIHKANIMQKTDGLFLKCCREVAEKYPEITYEEVVIDNCCMMLVKNPALFDVLVMPNLYGDIISDLCAGLIGGLGLTPSCNIGEGGIALAEAVHGSAPDIAGKNLANPTALLLSAVTMLRHLKLNDKADRIHDAIINTISEGKYRTADLGGTSTTTEFTKAICDHL, from the exons ATGGCTTTCCAAATCCTGAGACGCGCGATCGGGAGCCGCTCGAGCCCGATCCTCTCGCCGGGCCACCTCAACCCtagctccggctccggctccggctctcTTCTGTCGTCGGTCGCCAGGGCTTTCTGTTCCCAAGCTCCGATCCGCGCCACCCTCTTCCCCGGCGACGGCATCGGCCCCGAGATTGCCGAATCCGTCAAGGAG GTTTTCCGAGAAGCTGAGGTGCCAATTGAGTGGGAAGAGCATTATGTTTCAAAAGAAATAGATCCTAGAACCCAAAGTTTCCTCACCTGGGAAAGTTTGGAATCTGTCCGTCAAAATGGTGTAGGTCTAAAAGGACCAATGGCCACTCCAATTGGAAAAGGTCATCGCTCTTTGAACCTCACATTGAGGAAAGAACTCAACTTATATGCAAATGTTAGGCCTTGCTACAGTCTTCCAGGCTATAAGACTCGGTATGACAATGTTGATCTCATCACCATCCGGGAGAATACCGAAGGGGAATATAGTGGACTTGAACATCAA GTTGTGAGAGGTGTTGTTGAAAGCCTTAAAATTATTACTCGACAAGCGAGTCTAAGGGTGGCTGAATATGCTTTTCACTATGCTAAAACCCATGGAAGAGAGCGAGTCTCAGCAATACACAAAGCCAATATCATGCAAAAAACTGATGGTCTTTTCCTGAAG TGTTGCCGTGAGGTCGCGGAGAAGTATCCTGAGATAACATATGAAGAAGTCGTGATTGACAATTGCTGTATGATG CTTGTTAAGAATCCAGCACTATTTGATGTGCTAGTGATGCCCAACCTCTATGGTGATATAATTAGTGATCTGTGTGCTGGATTGATTGGAGGGTTGGGTCTGACCCCGAG CTGCAATATTGGGGAGGGAGGTATTGCTCTTGCAGAAGCAGTACATGGCTCAGCTCCTGATATTGCTGGAAAG AATTTAGCAAATCCAACTGCCCTGCTCTTGAGTGCTGTCACAATGCTACGCCACTTGAAGCTTAATGATAAAGCTGATAGAATCCACGATGCCATCATTAACACCATTTCCGAGGGGAAGTACCGAACTGCTGACCTTGGTGGCACATCGACAACCACC GAATTTACAAAAGCTATTTGTGATCATCTTTGA
- the LOC104435513 gene encoding LOW QUALITY PROTEIN: 2-alkenal reductase (NADP(+)-dependent) (The sequence of the model RefSeq protein was modified relative to this genomic sequence to represent the inferred CDS: inserted 1 base in 1 codon): MEGNRIASCEEIMRNKQVILREHVRGFPRDVDMEVRGKVDGSVKLKVEDGSSGAMWVKNLYLSCEPKTRLLMDTIRPGSPITGFGVARVVDSANPKFKKGDLVLGITGWEEYSLIASSETFFKIEHTDVPLSYYNGILGMPGLSAYVGFFELCSPKKGESVYISTAAGGVGQLVGQFAKLLGCYVVGSAGSQEKVELLKNKFGFDEAFNYKEEADLDVALKRYFPEGIDIYFENVXGKMLDAVLLNMKSHGRIAACGMSSQYNLEQPEGTHNLMNLILKQVRMEGFLVSSYYHLYPKFLETVLPHIKQGKITYVEDIVEGLENAPAALVGLFSGHNVGKRVIVVSRE, encoded by the exons ATGGAGGGGAACCGTATAGCTTCGTGTGAAGAGATCATGAGGAACAAGCAGGTGATACTGAGGGAGCATGTGCGAGGTTTCCCGAGGGATGTGGACATGGAAGTgaggggaaaagt AGATGGTTCGGTGAAGTTGAAGGTGGAAGATGGTTCGTCCGGCGCCATGTGGGTGAAGAACTTGTACCTCTCTTGCGAACCCAAAACCCGACTCCTCATGGACACCATTCGCCCTGGTTCG CCGATCACTGGATTTGGAGTGGCCAGAGTCGTGGACTCCGCGAATCCAAAGTTCAAGAAAGGCGACCTGGTTTTGGGGATCACCGGATGGGAGGAGTACAGTTTAATTGCTTCGTCGGAGACTTTCTTCAAGATCGAGCACACCGACGTTCCTCTCTCCTACTATAACGGCATTCTCG GCATGCCGGGTTTGTCTGCTTATGTCGGCTTCTTCGAGCTGTGCTCTCCTAAGAAAGGAGAGTCCGTTTACATATCAACAGCTGCAGGAGGAGTCGGCCAGCTCGTCGGGCAGTTTGCAAAATTGCTCGGTTGCTACGTGGTAGGCAGTGCCGGGAGCCAAGAGAAG GTTGAGCTGctcaagaacaaatttggaTTCGACGAAGCTTTCAACTACAAGGAAGAAGCTGACCTCGATGTAGCACTGAAAAG ATATTTCCCCGAGGGGATTGATATCTACTTCGAAAATG GGGGAAAGATGCTGGATGCAGTGCTGCTCAACATGAAGAGCCACGGCCGGATTGCCGCATGTGGGATGAGCTCACAGTACAACCTCGAGCAGCCCGAGGGCACACACAACCTGATGAATCTCATCCTGAAACAGGTCCGGATGGAAGGCTTCCTGGTGTCCAGCTACTACCATCTCTACCCGAAGTTCCTCGAGACGGTCTTGCCCCACATCAAACAAGGGAAGATCACGTATGTGGAGGACATCGTCGAGGGGCTTGAGAACGCCCCCGCGGCTCTGGTTGGGTTGTTTTCCGGTCACAATGTCGGTAAACGGGTGATTGTGGTTTCTCGAGAATGA